From Streptomyces sp. TLI_105, the proteins below share one genomic window:
- a CDS encoding transposase produces MAEHRMAGAADPGHDTRVFHFADSVFAHLPRADQRRWAQLYLQGLLTTPGRKSIRRLAAAVSTAPATASQSLHQFISASPWDWVPARQELIRLTGDHFPLRALTIGTVVLPKRGEHTCGVHRRFVPAAGRTISCQVGLGAFVTTGDEDLPVEWRLLLPEQWNEDAKLRERARVPDSARHRPVWEHVLDLVDSVSDALPRRLPAHVPVVADLSEHLDVGRLLAGLDRRGHDFVVAVPAALPVLPADSRVSRAVPGAADAPLGPVGARQFLQHHHVLPPRAVTLAAPGGRGRQLRVVSELVRLPGSCRTYRLFTEWRPADSRAPRVWITSLTGRRVEQLTTLAQAQAGTCLTVSALERDYGLLDFEGRSFPGWHHHMTLVSAAHVYDRLLHAGAFDERLPQSA; encoded by the coding sequence ATGGCGGAACACCGCATGGCCGGAGCAGCGGATCCGGGCCACGACACACGGGTCTTCCACTTCGCGGACTCGGTCTTCGCCCACCTGCCCAGAGCGGACCAGCGCCGCTGGGCCCAGCTCTACCTGCAGGGGTTGTTGACCACGCCGGGCCGGAAGTCCATCCGCCGGCTCGCCGCCGCGGTCTCCACCGCCCCGGCCACCGCCTCCCAGTCGCTGCACCAGTTCATCAGCGCCAGCCCCTGGGACTGGGTGCCCGCCCGGCAGGAGCTGATCCGGCTGACGGGCGACCACTTCCCCTTACGGGCGCTGACCATCGGCACCGTCGTCCTGCCCAAACGGGGCGAGCACACCTGCGGGGTGCACCGCCGGTTCGTCCCCGCCGCCGGGCGGACCATCAGCTGCCAGGTCGGACTCGGGGCCTTCGTCACCACCGGCGACGAGGACCTGCCGGTGGAGTGGCGGCTGCTGCTGCCCGAGCAGTGGAACGAGGACGCGAAGCTGCGCGAGCGCGCCCGGGTCCCCGACTCGGCCCGGCACCGGCCCGTGTGGGAGCACGTCCTCGACCTGGTGGACTCCGTCTCGGACGCCTTGCCCCGCCGACTGCCGGCCCACGTGCCGGTGGTGGCCGACCTGAGCGAGCACCTCGACGTCGGACGGCTCCTCGCGGGCCTCGACCGGCGCGGCCACGATTTCGTGGTGGCGGTGCCGGCCGCCCTGCCGGTGCTCCCCGCCGACTCGCGCGTCTCCCGGGCCGTCCCCGGCGCCGCCGACGCGCCCCTCGGCCCGGTCGGCGCCCGGCAGTTCCTCCAGCACCACCACGTCCTGCCGCCGCGCGCGGTGACCCTGGCCGCGCCGGGCGGCCGGGGCCGGCAGCTGCGGGTGGTCTCCGAGCTGGTGCGGCTGCCCGGCTCCTGCCGGACGTACCGGCTCTTCACCGAGTGGCGCCCGGCGGACTCCCGCGCCCCCCGGGTGTGGATCACCAGCCTGACCGGGCGGCGGGTGGAGCAGCTGACGACCCTCGCCCAGGCGCAGGCCGGGACCTGCCTGACGGTGTCCGCGCTCGAACGGGACTACGGGCTCCTCGACTTCGAGGGCCGCTCCTTTCCCGGCTGGCACCACCACATGACCCTGGTTTCCGCCGCTCACGTCTATGACCGGCTCCTCCACGCGGGGGCATTCGACGAAAGGCTGCCGCAGAGCGCCTGA
- a CDS encoding response regulator transcription factor translates to MVNALVVEDSESIDSTIQNLRRQGYQARGVGTGSDALKHLPRADIVLLDLELPDMDGLEVCRAIRAAGDTPVIAFSRRDTELDRVLALQAGADDCVVKTCGSREVIARIGAVLRRANAQTADAPQSISLRPLHIDGRSREVRLGGRLVDMTSKEFELLYALASTPERVVSRKELMAKVWEADRAASSRTIDTHVSSLRAKLGSSKWIVTVHGVGYKIGTAQRHRARV, encoded by the coding sequence ATGGTGAATGCACTCGTGGTGGAGGATTCGGAATCGATCGATTCCACCATCCAGAACCTGCGGCGCCAGGGATATCAGGCGAGGGGAGTGGGGACCGGATCGGACGCGCTGAAACATCTGCCACGGGCCGATATCGTGCTGCTCGATCTCGAACTTCCGGACATGGACGGCCTGGAGGTGTGCCGGGCGATAAGAGCTGCCGGCGACACGCCGGTCATCGCCTTCAGCCGCCGGGACACGGAATTGGACCGGGTGCTCGCGCTCCAGGCCGGGGCGGACGACTGCGTGGTGAAGACCTGTGGTTCCCGCGAGGTCATCGCGCGCATAGGGGCGGTGCTCCGCCGGGCGAACGCGCAGACCGCCGACGCTCCGCAGTCGATCTCGCTGCGACCGCTGCACATCGACGGGCGGTCCCGGGAGGTGCGCCTCGGCGGCCGACTGGTGGACATGACGTCGAAGGAGTTCGAACTCCTGTACGCGCTGGCGTCCACCCCCGAGCGGGTCGTGTCCCGGAAGGAGCTGATGGCGAAGGTATGGGAGGCCGACCGCGCGGCGTCCAGCCGCACCATCGACACCCACGTCAGCAGCCTCCGGGCCAAGCTGGGCTCCAGCAAGTGGATCGTCACGGTGCACGGGGTCGGCTACAAGATCGGCACGGCCCAGAGACATCGCGCCCGGGTCTGA